One window from the genome of Hydra vulgaris chromosome 02, alternate assembly HydraT2T_AEP encodes:
- the LOC100204772 gene encoding prothrombin — translation MLKYYIISTSILILAPMKGILTQCPTKQTLENGYIFHISPNLVRYSCKKGYEIYGPYYHKCNKTTHLWKPDAKTACHDLNECTAYKLGFPCHQNALCENTIGSFNCYCRHGYIGNGKHCDRINASNFDHFLNDAKECGIASDHKNISNYRVRRIIGGQDSSPGQWPWIVLIIVNKEPATIFSGVLVKPDMVLTLASLLHDPFGKRIDAEDIFVSLGENDRNKPENNEQQFQIQTGDIYLHPEFNRTILNNDIAVIKLPTKAKITPYVTPICLAQPKVIRKLETINSLATITGWGVRTPRKLNDIGLNIKTLFSGVLQHAELPIVNNQKCRNGTPYYFNIKTMLCAGTSKNENAPCFGDGGSPLMMKNPETKRWFLIGLFSWSEGCAQPRSYSYFTAVAKYRHWISEIAYKNTVK, via the exons ATGCTTAAATATTACATAATCAGCACTTCTATTTTGATATTAGCTCCTATGAAAG GTATATTAACTCAGTGTCCAACAAAGCAAACATTGGAAAACGGCTACATTTTTCACATTAGTCCAAATCTTGTTAGATATAGCTGCAAGAAAGGGTACGAGATATATGGTCCATATTATCATAAATGTAACAAAACCACTCACCTTTGGAAACCTGATGCAAAAACAGCATGTCACg atttaaatgaaTGCACTGCGTATAAACTTGGTTTTCCTTGTCACCAAAATGCATTATGTGAAAATACTATTGgaagttttaattgttattgcCGTCACGGATATATCGGAAATGGAAAACACTGCGATCGAATTAACGCCAGCAACTTTGAcc ATTTCCTGAATGATGCAAAGGAATGTGGTATTGCAAGTgatcataaaaacatttcaaattatAGAGTGAGACGTATTATTGGTGGACAAGATTCAAGTCCAGGACAATGGCCTTGGatagttttaattattgttaataaag AGCCAGCAACAATCTTCAGTGGAGTACTTGTAAAGCCCGACATGGTTCTTACTTTAGCAAGCTTGTTACACGATCCTTTTGGAAAAAGAATCGACGCAGAAGATATTTTTGTATCCTTAG GAGAAAATGATCGAAACAAACCAGAAAATAACGAACAACAGTTTCAAATTCAAACGGGAGATATTTATTTACACCCTGAATTTAACCGCACAATTTTAAACAACGATATCGCAGTTATTAAATTACCGACAAAAGCAAAAATCACTCCATATGTCACTCCG atttgccTCGCTCAGCCTAAAGTTATTCGAAAATTAGAGACAATAAATTCTCTTGCCACTATTACTGGATGGGGAGTGCGAACACCGCGTAAATTAAATGATATCGGTTTGAATATAAAGACTTTATTTTCTGGTGTTTTACAACATGCAGAGCTCCCTATAGTTAATAATCAAAAATGCCGCAATGGAACAccgtattattttaatataaaaacaatgttgtGTGCTGGTacttcaaaaaatgaaaatgcacCTTGTTTTGGAGATGGTGGTTCTCCTTTGATGATGAAAAATCCAGAAACCAAGAGATGgtttttaattggtttatttAGCTGGTCAGAAGGATGCGCCCAGCCTCGAAGTTATAGCTACTTTACTGCAGTTGCCAAGTACAGGCACTGGATAAGCGAAATAGCTTATAAAAATACAGTTAAAtag